Sequence from the Undibacterium piscinae genome:
CTGGCGTTTTTAGTTATACCGAACGAATCGGCGCTGCCATGATTGCCGACGATGCCGCCAGCGTGCAAAAACGCGTGCGTGAACAGTTTTTTGCCCATATCCTCAGCGCTAGCGTTCATCACCGGTGCGTACCAGCATGGTGCGTGACGATATGCTCGGGTATGTCGTCTCTGGCAGTAAACGTCTGTTGCGCCCGGTGAGAGCGAGCAATACAAAACCGGGGAGTTGTTCCTGATTGCGCGTGGCACGCAGTGGGACATGATCAACGATACCGCGCCGCAGGGCCGCTATGTGGCGCACATCATCCTGTTAACGCCTGCCCTGATCGAGCATTTTCATGAGCGCTTTGCGCAGTTTGGCGCACTCGCGCCTCTGCCAGCCTGCGCCGGCTGGCACCAGATAAGTCTATCGAGGAAGGTTTTAAGCGTGCTTTGAGGCTCTGCAAAGCCAGCAGGTATCGAAGGCGGTAAGCGAGCACAGGTTGCTGGAATTACTCTTGATGCTGGCCGAAACATGGCTTGGTTTTTTCGCGGGCATCGGAGCTGAGCTGGGCCGAGCGCGTGCGACGCATGGTGGCGCAACGGCCGCAGGCGGCCTGGAGCGTAAATGAGCTGGCCGCTAGTTTTAACCTCAGCGCCAGCACTTTGCGGCGGCGTCTGGATGGCGAAGGCAGCACCCTGAGCGACTGTGTCCGCGAAGTCAGGCTGGAAACGGCGCTGTTGTTGCTACAGAGCACGCTGCTACCGATTTCCGACATTGCCTACCGCTCGGGTTACGCCTCGCATAGCCGGTTTTCGGCGGCATTTCGCGAGCGCTTCGGATTTTGCGCCTTCGCATTTGCGACCTTCGCTGAACTCTGGCGCACAACATTTGGTGCAATCGGGCTAATGCTAAGCCGCGCGAGATGCGATGATACGAGTCTGTTCAATTACCTGAGGTAATCCCCATGAAAAATTCCGCATTCAAGGCACTCTTCTGTGGCGCCGCTCTGCTGGCGCAGCCAATCTGGCGCAAGCCGCCGATTTCCGTCTGAGTAGCCCGGAGATCAAGGCCGGTACCATGATAGACAAAAATTTGAATTTAACGGTTTTGGTTGTGCCGGTGAAAATAAATCCCCGGCCTTTGCACTGGGAAGGCGCGCCGAAAGACGCAAAAAGTTTCGCCGTCACGGTCTACGATCCTGATGCGCCTACCGGCTCTGGCTGGTGGCACTGGTCGGTGATCAACATTCCGGCTAGCGTGACAGAATTGAAATCGGATGCAGGCGCAGCCGGCGGTGCCAATCTGCCGGCCCGGTGCCACCCCGGTGCGGATAGACTATGGCGTCGCTGCCTGGGGCGGTGTCTGCCGCCAGCCGGCGATAAAGCCCATCGCTATATTTTTTACCGTGCATGCGCTGAAACTGGAAAAGCTGGAAATACCGGCAGACGCTACCGCGGCGCTGGCAGGTTTTATGATCAATGCCAACACCATCAAAAAAGCCAGCTTTAGCGCCAAGTACGGCCGTACCCAGGGTCGCATCAAGGGCAATGGGACTACCGCCGATTGGAAACCGTGCGCCGGTTTCGCTGTGTACGCAGGCTGGCGGCGTTGTATGCGCACCGCGGCGCGCAGCGTGCGCAGGTTAAGGGTTTCTGGATATGAATTAGCGGCCTGGCAAGAGAAGTATGCCGAACCAGTGCTGGCCTGGCTGGGCAAGTTTTTCCCTTACTGGCGTCTGCCGGGTTTGCCGACCTGGTACGGTCGCAGCCTGCATGTGATGCATCGACTACCGTACCGATTGGAAACCGATTGCCGGTTTCCCTGTGTACGCAGGCTGGTTTCGCGCCATCCATCTGGCGCATGAGGAGGTGGCGCGCGGTTTGCAAATCGCTTGCCCTTGTCTGATGCTGCACGCTGAGCACAGCCTGCGCGCTACCGCCTGGAGTGAGGATCTGCTGAGCGCCGATATTGTGCTCGATGTGGCCGACATGCAGCGGCTGGCACCCGCTTTAGGCTTGCAGGTAGAGCGCCATGCGATCGCCGGTGGCATTCATGATCTGGTGCTGTCGCGCCCGACCGCCAGACATCAGGTCTGGCAATTGCTGGGCGCGTGGTTGGCTAGGGTGAGGGCAAGCGGCGCAGAATGAGCCCTGCCGGAGGCGCATATTCCATGCGCCTTGCCAGCCATGCAGGCTGGAAACCCGCATGGAATATGCGCGTCTGGCCTGCCGTCTAAAAATATCCTGAGGCTAGTAAATAAGTAAGACTTACGCAAAATTGCGCCAGCTAGGCGTACCGCCGAAGACAGTACGCCGGTACTAGTACTAGTACGGCAAGGCGAGTGCAACAACGCTGGGGCGGTTTTGCCAAAGTCCTATAAGTTATTTCTCGCCGTGGTCGCTATGCAGGGCGCTATTTTGCTATCATCTTGGCTATGACCTCTGAAGAAATCCTCCTGCTGCCCTCGTATCCCGGTATTCCCTTCGATAATATCCGCCTGGTGCGTTCCGAGTCGGATACAGCGCGCGCTTATGCCGCCATGAGCGCGGCTGATGTGCTTGGTTTTGATACCGAATCGAAGCCGATATTTTTCAAGGGCCAGCAATCGGATGGCCCGCATCTGATACAGCTGGCCACCGACACCGAGGTTTTTTTGTTCCCGGTGTTGCAGCCTACCCAGATACTGGCGGTGCAAGCGGTGTTGGAGTCCAAGCAGATACTCAAGGTCGGCTTTGGCCTCTCCGACGATAATAAACGTCTGCATGCCAAGCTCGGCATCGTCCCTGCCAATGTGCTGGATCTGTCGCGCCTGATGCGCGAGAGTAAGCATCGCGACATGGGCGCCAAGGCCGCAGTGGCCAAGTACTTTGGCATGAAACTGCAAAAATCCAAGAAGACCTCGACCTCCAATTGGGCCGCTGCAGCACTCTCCGAGCGCCAGTTGCAATACGCTGCCGATGACGCGCAGGTTGCCTTGCTGGTCTACCGCAAATGGCTGGCGCTGAAGATTAACGGCGCTTGACCCCGGGTAGTTGGCTGCGTTTTAATTTCTAAGCTAGCGCCGACTTGAGCTCTAATTTCGACTAGGTTTAAGCGTAGAATTTGTCATCAAAATACCGGCAGGCCTAACGCGCATATTCCATGCGCTTTCCGTCCATCAAGGCTGCGGTAATATGCCCTCGGTATTTTTGCCGACTCGGGTTATGTCGAAAATACGATCAATCATTTTCGCGCTTCGGCTGATGTCGCAACTTTGGCCCGGAATATCCTTGCCGAGCCTATCCTCTGGAATTTGGGCGCATTCGCCAATTTAC
This genomic interval carries:
- a CDS encoding helix-turn-helix transcriptional regulator — its product is MVFSRASELSWAERVRRMVAQRPQAAWSVNELAASFNLSASTLRRRLDGEGSTLSDCVREVRLETALLLLQSTLLPISDIAYRSGYASHSRFSAAFRERFGFCAFAFATFAELWRTTFGAIGLMLSRARCDDTSLFNYLR
- a CDS encoding 3'-5' exonuclease domain-containing protein 2, yielding MTSEEILLLPSYPGIPFDNIRLVRSESDTARAYAAMSAADVLGFDTESKPIFFKGQQSDGPHLIQLATDTEVFLFPVLQPTQILAVQAVLESKQILKVGFGLSDDNKRLHAKLGIVPANVLDLSRLMRESKHRDMGAKAAVAKYFGMKLQKSKKTSTSNWAAAALSERQLQYAADDAQVALLVYRKWLALKINGA